The Candidatus Tumulicola sp. DNA window CACCGGCCCGGCGATCAAGCCTGTGGCGCTGCACCATGTGTGGGAGGCCGCGCAGGTGGTGACGATCCCGATCATCGGCATGGGCGGCATCGAGAGCGGCAGCGACGCGCTTGAGTTCATGTTCGCCGGCGCGAGCGCCGTCGCCATCGGCACGGCGAACTTCCGCGATCCGGAGGTCGCCGCCAAAGTCGGGGCTGCGCTGCTCGCCGAAACCGTCCGGCGCGGGTTTAAGAGCGTGCGGGCGCTCACGGGTCTCGCCAACCCGGGCTTCGCACGCGCGCGCTGGCCCGGCCCATGACGCAGCTGATCGTCGCGTTGGACGAGGCCGGCCTGGAAGGCGCCATGCGCATTCTCGACGCCACCGCGCCAGACGTCCGATGGTACAAGGTCGGCTACGAAGGGTTCTACGGCTACGGGCCGCGCATCATCGAAGAGCTGCACCAGCGGGGCAAGAAGATCTTCTTAGATCTCAAGCTGCACGATATTCCGAACACCGTGGCGGCCGGCGTCCGCGCAATAGCGCAGTATCGGCCCTCGTTCCTGACCGTGCACGCGGCCGGCGGTCAAAGCATGCTCGCCGCCGCTGTCGCCGCGCGCGATGAGGTCAACGCCGCGGGCGCCGGGCTCAAGCTCCTCGCCGTGACACTGCTGACCAGTCATTCTAAGGAAGATCTGCGAGACATCGGGGTGCTCAGGGAGCCGCACGAGCTCGTCAGCATCCGTTCCGGGCTGGCAGCTCAGGTCGGCCTCGATGGGGCGGTGTGCGCCGTCGACGAGGTGGCGATCGTGCAAGCGCGCGCCAATCCCGACTTCATCGTCGTGTGCCCAGGCATTCGTCCTGCCGGGTCCGATCCGGGCGATCAGCGCCGCGTGGCTACTCCAACCGCGGCGGTGCTCGCCGGGGCTGATTACATCGTCGTCGGCAGGCCTGTCACCAAGGCCGCTGATCCCGCCGCTGCGGCGCGCGGCATCCTCGATGAGATGGCGAGCGTGCACCGGCTGGGCGGTGCGGGCTCCTCGCCGTGACGCCGCAACAAGTGCTCGAGTTGCTCGAGCGGCGCGGCGCGATGCTCACCGGGCATTTCATACTATCTTCAGGTTTGCACAGCGATCGCTTCATTCAGAAGTTCCGCATCTTCGAGGACCCGCCGACCGCGGAGGCGGTTTGCGGAGCGCTCGCGGAGGCGCTAAGGCCTGCGAAGCCGCAGGTGGTGGTGAGCGCGGCGATCGGCGGCGTCATACCGGGCTACATCGTCGCCAGGCAGCTTGGGGTTCGCGATATCTTCGCAGAAAAGGAAGGCGGCAAACCGCTGCTGCGGCGGGGCTTTGCGCTTGCGCCCGGAGAGCGGGTGGCGGTGGTCGAGGACGTCATGACGACGGGCGTGTCGACGGGCGAAGTGATCGAGATCGTTGAAGCGGCGGGCGCGCTCGTCG harbors:
- the pyrE gene encoding orotate phosphoribosyltransferase, whose protein sequence is MTPQQVLELLERRGAMLTGHFILSSGLHSDRFIQKFRIFEDPPTAEAVCGALAEALRPAKPQVVVSAAIGGVIPGYIVARQLGVRDIFAEKEGGKPLLRRGFALAPGERVAVVEDVMTTGVSTGEVIEIVEAAGALV
- the pyrF gene encoding orotidine-5'-phosphate decarboxylase, with the protein product MTQLIVALDEAGLEGAMRILDATAPDVRWYKVGYEGFYGYGPRIIEELHQRGKKIFLDLKLHDIPNTVAAGVRAIAQYRPSFLTVHAAGGQSMLAAAVAARDEVNAAGAGLKLLAVTLLTSHSKEDLRDIGVLREPHELVSIRSGLAAQVGLDGAVCAVDEVAIVQARANPDFIVVCPGIRPAGSDPGDQRRVATPTAAVLAGADYIVVGRPVTKAADPAAAARGILDEMASVHRLGGAGSSP